A DNA window from Anaerocolumna sp. AGMB13020 contains the following coding sequences:
- a CDS encoding ABC transporter substrate-binding protein, translating into MKKKALSIFLSILLVMSFMAGCSKNLNSKETVNPDPTKDAKASETPVATETVKGVTISYAVWDSNQAKLIQQLADAFETETGIHVDIQVNGWSDYWTALEAAATGGSLPDTFWMHSNNIYYYASNGQLLDLTDEINSSSDIKLENYPAGLNQIYNLEGRQYAIPKDYDTIGLWYNKTMFDAAGVAYPNGDWTWEDLKAAAEKLTKKDGSQYGILAPLHNQEGYYNFVYQNGGTIVTPDKKSGYDDPKTIDAIKYYFDFVRNGLSPVITGDAERAEAFQNGLTAMAFFGSWNLSGFAANEYIAKNCDVAVLPKSNNGGQASIFNGLGNCIAATTEHPKEAWKWLEYLSNEAGQKKQAELGIAISAYNGTADAWTKAYPGFQVQAYLDMVTYAQIRPYTNQTSLWEDKAYELLTNVYANGGDVEAACKEVAAMMNNAIEHEQK; encoded by the coding sequence ATGAAAAAGAAAGCTTTGAGTATTTTTTTGAGTATCTTATTGGTAATGTCATTCATGGCAGGATGCAGTAAAAATTTAAATTCAAAAGAAACCGTCAATCCGGATCCAACAAAAGATGCGAAAGCATCAGAAACACCCGTTGCCACGGAAACTGTCAAAGGGGTAACAATCAGTTATGCAGTATGGGATTCCAATCAGGCAAAATTAATTCAGCAGCTGGCGGATGCCTTCGAAACAGAAACAGGAATTCATGTAGATATCCAGGTTAATGGCTGGTCTGATTATTGGACTGCTTTGGAAGCAGCAGCAACCGGCGGGTCTTTGCCGGACACCTTCTGGATGCATTCCAATAATATATATTATTATGCCTCAAACGGTCAGCTGCTGGATCTGACAGATGAGATCAATAGCAGCAGCGATATTAAATTAGAAAACTATCCGGCCGGGCTGAATCAGATTTACAATCTGGAGGGCAGGCAGTACGCCATCCCCAAGGATTACGATACCATCGGACTCTGGTACAACAAGACCATGTTTGATGCAGCCGGTGTGGCTTACCCTAATGGGGACTGGACTTGGGAGGACCTTAAGGCAGCAGCCGAGAAGCTTACCAAGAAGGACGGCTCTCAGTATGGTATCCTTGCACCTCTTCACAATCAGGAGGGTTATTACAACTTCGTATACCAGAATGGGGGAACCATTGTTACGCCAGATAAGAAGTCCGGTTATGATGATCCAAAGACAATAGATGCAATCAAATATTACTTTGACTTTGTAAGGAATGGGCTTTCCCCGGTAATTACAGGAGATGCTGAAAGGGCAGAAGCCTTCCAGAACGGCTTGACAGCAATGGCATTCTTTGGCTCCTGGAATCTTTCCGGCTTTGCGGCCAATGAATACATAGCAAAAAACTGTGATGTTGCCGTACTTCCGAAATCAAATAATGGCGGTCAGGCTTCCATCTTTAACGGATTGGGCAACTGTATCGCAGCAACTACAGAACATCCAAAGGAAGCCTGGAAATGGCTCGAGTACTTAAGCAACGAAGCAGGGCAAAAGAAACAGGCAGAACTGGGAATTGCAATCTCTGCCTATAACGGCACGGCAGATGCCTGGACCAAGGCATATCCAGGATTTCAGGTACAGGCATATTTAGACATGGTGACTTATGCTCAGATCAGGCCCTATACGAATCAGACCAGCTTATGGGAGGATAAGGCCTATGAACTTTTAACGAATGTTTATGCAAATGGAGGAGATGTGGAGGCTGCCTGTAAGGAAGTTGCAGCTATGATGAACAATGCCATAGAGCATGAGCAGAAATAA
- a CDS encoding cellulose binding domain-containing protein, with protein MLKKIGIILLAIVLTAMTPIFSVSAAESISVQSFNGNTAVKSNTISPNFRLVNTGTTPLLLSTVKLKYYFTNDGSQSNNFSCDYSTIGSQNVTGTFGAMNGTNTDRYLEVGFKSGAGTLDPGTGIEIKSRIWKSDWTDFQQTNDYSFHTAAAYTDFSSITGYIGGVLVWGLEPTGTVSPTPTITLTPSPTITPTPTISPTPTVSPTLTPTLTPIPTVTATPTVTPSPDSNVLFIGRFDTSDPAGPKFSWGTTTIKAAFSGTGIQVNLKSSGDNWFEVIIDGKVKAPINVTAKSTSPITLASGLTSGTHTVELVKRTEAWVGDVQFLGFTVTDGSLLAAPSPSLRRIEFIGDSITCGYGNEGTSQYESFTTKNENAYQAYGAITARLLEADPVTVSWSGKGVIRNYGGDTTDLMPSLYSRILAYDSALQWNPSQWIPQVVVINLCTNDYSIGTPDRTAFTAAYSNLVAKVRTQYPDAHIYCAMGPMLSGDSQSSARDYISGVVNQKNTAGDTKVHYIEFPVQEWANGYGEDWHPSLVTHQLMANQLAARIRVDLGW; from the coding sequence ATGTTAAAGAAAATTGGTATAATCCTGCTTGCGATTGTACTGACCGCCATGACTCCAATATTCAGTGTTTCTGCCGCAGAAAGCATAAGCGTACAGTCCTTTAACGGAAATACGGCAGTTAAATCAAACACCATAAGCCCAAATTTCAGGCTGGTCAACACAGGGACAACCCCTTTGCTGCTTTCTACGGTTAAGCTAAAGTACTATTTTACAAATGACGGAAGCCAATCAAACAACTTTTCATGTGACTACTCGACCATAGGTTCACAAAATGTGACCGGTACCTTTGGAGCCATGAACGGAACCAACACCGACAGATACCTGGAGGTAGGTTTTAAAAGCGGTGCAGGAACTCTTGACCCGGGTACAGGTATCGAGATAAAGTCAAGAATCTGGAAATCCGACTGGACTGACTTTCAACAGACCAATGATTATTCCTTTCATACTGCTGCAGCCTATACCGATTTCAGCTCAATAACAGGTTATATCGGAGGTGTACTGGTTTGGGGTCTTGAGCCCACGGGAACAGTTTCACCGACTCCTACTATAACTCTTACGCCTTCGCCTACAATTACACCCACGCCTACCATTTCACCAACTCCTACTGTCAGCCCGACCCTTACTCCTACCTTGACTCCCATACCAACTGTCACTGCCACTCCTACTGTGACCCCTTCCCCTGACTCCAATGTACTTTTTATTGGACGTTTTGACACCAGTGATCCGGCAGGTCCAAAGTTTTCCTGGGGTACTACTACCATCAAAGCTGCTTTTTCCGGAACGGGTATACAGGTAAACCTTAAATCCAGCGGTGATAACTGGTTCGAGGTGATAATCGATGGTAAAGTAAAAGCCCCCATCAATGTTACCGCCAAAAGCACCTCCCCTATTACCCTGGCTTCCGGCCTGACAAGCGGCACTCATACCGTTGAGCTGGTAAAGAGGACAGAAGCCTGGGTAGGTGATGTACAATTTCTTGGATTTACTGTTACGGATGGCAGTCTGCTGGCTGCTCCTTCTCCCTCTTTACGGCGTATAGAATTTATTGGTGATTCTATTACCTGCGGTTATGGTAATGAAGGCACCAGTCAATATGAGTCCTTTACGACAAAGAATGAAAATGCTTACCAGGCATACGGTGCAATAACCGCCCGTCTTCTGGAGGCTGATCCTGTTACTGTCAGCTGGTCGGGCAAGGGTGTAATCCGTAATTACGGAGGAGATACGACTGATCTGATGCCTTCTCTCTATTCCAGGATACTGGCTTATGATTCTGCCCTTCAATGGAATCCCAGCCAGTGGATACCTCAGGTAGTTGTCATAAATCTCTGTACCAATGACTATAGCATCGGTACCCCGGACAGAACTGCTTTTACAGCAGCTTATTCAAATTTAGTAGCAAAAGTCCGTACCCAGTATCCGGATGCACATATATACTGCGCCATGGGCCCTATGTTAAGTGGTGACAGTCAGTCAAGTGCCCGTGATTATATAAGTGGTGTGGTGAATCAGAAGAACACTGCCGGGGACACTAAGGTTCATTATATCGAATTTCCCGTTCAGGAATGGGCGAATGGTTACGGCGAAGATTGGCATCCCAGTCTGGTAACCCACCAACTAATGGCCAACCAGCTGGCAGCCAGAATACGTGTAGATCTGGGCTGGTAA
- a CDS encoding NAD(P)H-dependent oxidoreductase yields MRTLIILAHPDIKNSIVNKRWKQELEKYPEEFIIHELYEEYPDWNIEVEKEQQLLERSDHIVIQFPVYWYSYPPLLKKWMDDVFAYGWAYGRNGNKLVGKKFGLAMSIGDKEENYAPSGSVGFSVDEIIIPFKAATAHIGAIALSYFTVFRASFQISGDEVEQSARDYIRYILSTKSE; encoded by the coding sequence ATGAGAACGCTTATAATTTTGGCACACCCTGATATAAAGAACTCTATTGTAAACAAAAGGTGGAAACAGGAATTGGAGAAATATCCGGAGGAGTTTATTATACATGAGCTTTATGAAGAATATCCGGACTGGAATATTGAAGTTGAAAAAGAGCAGCAGCTGTTGGAACGTTCAGATCATATCGTAATTCAGTTTCCTGTGTATTGGTACAGTTATCCTCCTTTGCTGAAAAAGTGGATGGATGATGTGTTCGCCTATGGGTGGGCATATGGCAGAAATGGAAACAAACTGGTCGGGAAGAAATTCGGCCTTGCAATGTCAATTGGGGATAAGGAAGAAAATTATGCTCCCTCCGGTTCTGTGGGATTTTCAGTAGATGAAATTATTATACCCTTTAAAGCCGCCACTGCACACATAGGAGCAATTGCTCTTTCGTACTTTACTGTTTTCCGCGCGTCTTTTCAAATCAGTGGCGATGAGGTCGAGCAGAGTGCAAGGGATTACATCAGGTATATTTTAAGTACGAAATCAGAGTAA
- a CDS encoding winged helix-turn-helix transcriptional regulator, which yields MKQYNLGIEATLEILGGKWKALIVCQLMPGPRRTSELERLIPDISQKVLIQQLRELERDGIVGRKDYNQMPPWVEYDVTEYGKTANRIIDVMCSWGRENIRMRKSRGEDISLLED from the coding sequence ATGAAGCAATATAATCTAGGCATTGAAGCAACCCTTGAAATCCTTGGAGGTAAATGGAAGGCTTTAATAGTTTGTCAGCTTATGCCAGGTCCCAGAAGAACCAGTGAACTGGAACGTCTTATTCCTGATATCTCTCAAAAAGTACTTATTCAACAGTTGCGGGAGCTGGAAAGGGATGGAATTGTAGGCAGGAAGGATTATAATCAAATGCCTCCCTGGGTTGAATACGATGTGACGGAATATGGCAAAACTGCAAATAGGATCATTGATGTAATGTGTTCCTGGGGAAGAGAGAATATACGAATGAGAAAAAGCCGTGGAGAAGATATTTCTCTTTTGGAAGACTAA